In Halanaerobium praevalens DSM 2228, the DNA window TAGACTAAATTATATTCATCTTTTTTAAAAGTCTATTTACATCTTTTTTCAGTCTATGATAATTAAGCTGAACAACCGGATTGCGGGCAATAAAAATTATTTCATATCCCTTAAAGTCTTCATTTTTTTCAAATTCTCTAATAATTTCCCGTAATCTACGCTTCAATTTATTTCTAACTACAGCATTTCCTACTCTTTTGCTGACAGATAGTCCATAGCGATTTTTTTTTCCTTTTTTATATTTTAAACAATAAATTACAAGATTACGAGTAGCATATGATTTACCATTTTCATATACTTTTTTAAATTCCTTATTCTTTTTAAGGCTTTCCACTTAATAACCTCCAACTAAAATAATCCACAATCGAAATAATTTTTCATTCATA includes these proteins:
- the rnpA gene encoding ribonuclease P protein component, translating into MESLKKNKEFKKVYENGKSYATRNLVIYCLKYKKGKKNRYGLSVSKRVGNAVVRNKLKRRLREIIREFEKNEDFKGYEIIFIARNPVVQLNYHRLKKDVNRLLKKMNII